The proteins below come from a single Mesobacillus jeotgali genomic window:
- a CDS encoding stage V sporulation protein D — protein sequence MRVSNVTVRKRLALVLVIGILVFFIIDVRLGYVQFMLGDFLTGKAKDSWSRNVPFEPQRGEITDRNGIALATNISAPTVYVVPRQVKDPEAAAEILAKALNMSKEKAYQHITKKAMIERIPEGRKISHEKAKEIRALDIKGVYIGEDSKRHYPYGSYLSHVLGFAGIDNQGLMGLELYYDKELQGQKGSVQFYADAKQQRMNNMADDYEPPVDGLDLKLTIDSRVQTIIERELDIAQAKYNPDGIIAIAMNPNNGEILAMSSRPDFDPANFRNVAPEVYNRNLPIWSTYEPGSTFKIVTLAAALQEGKVDLEKDHFHDSGSVEVAGARIRCWKKGGHGSQSFLEVVENSCNPGFVELGDRLGKEKLFKYVKDFGFGEKTGIDLQGEGKGILFNLDRVGPIEQATTAFGQGVSVTPIQQVAAVSAAVNGGILYTPYIAKELIDPVTGEVVMKKSPQAKRRVISEETSKEIRHALESVVAKGSGKNAYVDSYRVGGKTGTAQKAKDGRYLENNHIVSFIGFAPADDPQIVIYVAVDNPKGTVQFGGVVAAPIVGDMMEDSLRAMEVPPRKDQIEKELTWMDTPMVEVPDLIGLTKQELRQQLINFKLDIAGDGEKVVKQLPSPGVKIKEGSTIRVYMND from the coding sequence ATGCGTGTATCAAATGTGACGGTCAGAAAGAGGCTGGCGCTCGTTTTGGTAATCGGGATTCTGGTGTTTTTTATCATAGATGTCCGTCTCGGCTATGTACAGTTTATGCTGGGAGATTTCTTGACGGGAAAAGCAAAGGATTCATGGAGCAGGAATGTACCGTTTGAACCGCAGCGAGGGGAAATTACGGACAGGAACGGGATAGCGCTGGCAACGAATATTAGTGCACCGACAGTTTACGTAGTGCCGCGCCAGGTAAAAGACCCTGAAGCTGCTGCAGAAATATTGGCGAAAGCACTAAATATGTCTAAGGAGAAGGCCTATCAGCACATTACGAAAAAAGCAATGATTGAGAGGATTCCAGAGGGAAGGAAAATTTCCCATGAGAAGGCAAAGGAAATAAGGGCGCTGGATATCAAAGGTGTTTATATTGGCGAGGATTCAAAGCGTCATTATCCATACGGCAGCTATCTATCCCATGTGCTTGGTTTTGCGGGAATCGATAATCAAGGATTGATGGGGCTTGAGCTCTATTATGATAAGGAATTGCAAGGGCAAAAGGGCTCGGTTCAATTTTATGCGGATGCCAAACAGCAGCGGATGAACAATATGGCGGATGACTATGAGCCGCCGGTAGACGGGCTGGATCTGAAACTGACAATTGACAGCAGGGTACAGACTATCATAGAGAGGGAGTTGGATATTGCCCAGGCCAAATACAATCCTGATGGTATCATTGCCATTGCCATGAATCCAAATAACGGTGAGATCCTGGCAATGTCGAGCAGGCCGGACTTCGACCCGGCTAACTTCCGTAATGTCGCACCGGAAGTCTATAATCGTAACTTGCCGATATGGAGCACATATGAGCCAGGATCCACTTTTAAAATTGTAACCCTGGCAGCAGCCCTCCAGGAAGGGAAGGTCGATTTGGAAAAAGACCATTTTCACGATTCCGGTTCAGTAGAAGTAGCCGGGGCAAGGATACGCTGCTGGAAAAAGGGCGGACATGGCAGCCAATCCTTCCTTGAAGTTGTCGAGAATTCCTGTAACCCAGGGTTTGTCGAACTTGGGGACAGACTTGGAAAAGAAAAACTGTTCAAATATGTGAAGGATTTCGGTTTTGGTGAGAAAACAGGCATTGACCTTCAAGGGGAAGGCAAAGGAATCCTCTTCAACCTGGATAGGGTCGGTCCGATCGAACAGGCAACAACTGCTTTTGGACAGGGTGTGTCAGTCACCCCGATCCAGCAGGTCGCTGCGGTTTCAGCAGCAGTAAATGGTGGAATACTTTATACACCTTATATTGCTAAAGAGTTGATTGACCCTGTTACAGGGGAGGTTGTCATGAAGAAGTCCCCACAGGCAAAAAGAAGAGTAATTTCTGAAGAGACTTCAAAAGAGATAAGGCATGCGCTTGAAAGTGTCGTAGCTAAGGGTTCGGGTAAAAATGCTTATGTAGACTCTTACAGGGTTGGCGGAAAAACTGGTACGGCCCAAAAGGCGAAGGATGGGCGATATCTCGAAAATAACCATATCGTATCATTCATAGGCTTTGCTCCTGCGGATGACCCGCAAATAGTTATCTATGTAGCGGTAGATAACCCGAAAGGTACAGTGCAATTCGGTGGGGTAGTGGCAGCTCCGATCGTTGGCGATATGATGGAAGATAGCCTGCGCGCGATGGAGGTTCCTCCACGGAAGGACCAGATTGAAAAAGAATTGACGTGGATGGATACGCCAATGGTGGAGGTCCCTGACCTGATCGGCTTAACCAAACAGGAACTCAGGCAGCAACTGATCAACTTTAAGCTTGATATTGCGGGCGATGGGGAGAAGGTTGTTAAACAGCTTCCTTCACCAGGAGTAAAAATCAAGGAAGGGTCAACCATCAGGGTTTATATGAACGATTAA
- the murB gene encoding UDP-N-acetylmuramate dehydrogenase, with translation MKDLASKLRDLSIGSIKENEPLANHTSMKIGGPADILIEPSSIENLRKAVEVIKNSGVKWTVIGRGSNLLVSDKGIEGAVIKLGSGLDDLEIDGTRVTAGGGLSLVNFAITISRKGLSGLEFAGGIPGSIGGAVYMNAGAHGSDISQILEKAYVLFEDGSLEWLTNKEMKFSYRTSVLQKERPGIVVGAIFQLEEGNKDEIVAELQKNKDYRKETQPYNFPSCGSVFRNPLPNYAGNLIEKSGLKGHQIGGAQISELHANFIVNKGNAKAEDVLGLIQHVKDTVLDLHGVKMETEVEIIGRK, from the coding sequence ATGAAGGATCTAGCTAGCAAACTTAGAGATTTGAGCATCGGTTCTATAAAAGAGAATGAACCGCTCGCAAACCACACATCGATGAAAATAGGCGGACCTGCTGACATACTTATTGAACCTTCATCAATAGAAAATCTAAGAAAAGCGGTTGAAGTCATTAAGAATTCTGGTGTTAAATGGACCGTAATCGGCAGAGGATCGAATCTCCTCGTTTCAGATAAAGGAATTGAAGGTGCTGTTATCAAGCTGGGTTCCGGGCTTGATGATTTGGAGATTGATGGCACAAGAGTGACAGCTGGCGGAGGCCTTTCGCTGGTCAATTTTGCGATCACCATTAGTCGCAAAGGGCTCTCCGGACTGGAATTCGCAGGCGGCATTCCAGGGTCGATCGGCGGTGCGGTTTATATGAACGCCGGAGCACACGGATCGGATATCTCACAAATACTTGAGAAAGCATATGTGCTTTTTGAAGATGGCTCTCTTGAATGGCTTACTAACAAAGAGATGAAATTCTCATATAGAACATCAGTCCTTCAGAAAGAAAGACCAGGGATTGTTGTAGGCGCCATTTTCCAACTTGAAGAAGGAAATAAGGATGAAATTGTCGCGGAGCTGCAAAAAAACAAGGATTATCGAAAAGAAACACAGCCATATAATTTTCCAAGCTGCGGCAGTGTCTTCCGGAATCCACTGCCAAATTATGCAGGAAATTTAATCGAAAAATCAGGCTTAAAAGGCCATCAAATTGGCGGAGCGCAAATTTCCGAACTGCATGCGAATTTCATTGTAAACAAAGGAAATGCCAAGGCTGAGGATGTTCTCGGTCTAATCCAGCATGTAAAGGACACTGTCCTCGATTTACATGGTGTGAAAATGGAGACAGAGGTAGAAATTATCGGCCGGAAATAG
- the spoVE gene encoding stage V sporulation protein E — protein MSPKSYSRGVLLCQRKKTTPDIFLMIVTFTLLAVGLIMVYSASAVWADYKFNDSFFFAKRQMLFAGVGIVAMFFIMNIDYWTWRTWAKVILIICFVLLILVLIPGIGNVRNGSRSWIGVGAFSVQPSEFMKIAMIAFLAKFLSENQKAITSFKQGLFPSLGLVFLAFGLIMLQPDLGTGTVMVGTSVVIIFIAGARISHFVGLGLLGVAGFVGLIISAPYRMKRITSFLDPWQDPLGSGFQMIQSLYAIGPGGLFGLGLGQSRQKFFYLPEPQTDFIFAILAEELGFIGGSLILLLFSLLLWRGIRIALGAPDLFGTFLATGIIAMIAIQVMINIGVVTGLMPVTGITLPFLSYGGSSLTLMLMAVGVLLNISRHSRY, from the coding sequence ATGAGCCCTAAATCATACAGCCGAGGTGTATTGCTTTGCCAACGAAAAAAAACGACTCCAGACATATTCCTGATGATTGTAACATTTACGCTTTTGGCAGTAGGTTTAATCATGGTTTACAGCGCAAGTGCTGTCTGGGCGGATTATAAGTTCAATGATTCCTTCTTCTTTGCAAAACGGCAGATGCTGTTTGCAGGTGTCGGGATCGTCGCGATGTTCTTTATCATGAATATTGACTACTGGACATGGAGGACATGGGCAAAGGTCATTTTGATCATCTGTTTTGTCCTGCTGATCCTTGTGCTGATCCCTGGAATCGGCAATGTGCGGAATGGTTCCAGGAGCTGGATAGGAGTAGGAGCATTCTCAGTACAGCCCTCAGAGTTTATGAAAATTGCGATGATTGCCTTCCTCGCGAAGTTCCTGTCAGAGAACCAGAAGGCGATCACGTCATTCAAGCAGGGACTGTTTCCTTCATTAGGACTTGTATTTTTGGCATTTGGCCTAATTATGCTTCAGCCCGATCTAGGTACAGGAACTGTCATGGTTGGCACTTCTGTGGTTATCATCTTTATTGCCGGAGCCAGGATAAGTCATTTTGTCGGTCTCGGACTGTTAGGGGTGGCAGGTTTTGTAGGACTGATCATTTCAGCTCCATACAGGATGAAACGGATTACATCCTTCCTTGACCCATGGCAGGATCCACTCGGAAGCGGCTTCCAGATGATTCAATCGCTGTATGCGATCGGACCAGGTGGGCTGTTCGGTCTTGGTCTTGGGCAAAGCAGGCAAAAATTCTTTTACCTGCCTGAGCCGCAAACTGATTTTATTTTTGCGATTCTTGCAGAAGAGCTCGGGTTCATTGGCGGTTCACTGATTCTTCTATTATTCTCATTACTGCTTTGGAGAGGTATAAGAATTGCACTGGGAGCTCCCGATTTATTCGGAACTTTCCTGGCGACTGGGATCATCGCGATGATTGCGATCCAGGTAATGATCAATATCGGTGTTGTAACCGGGCTAATGCCTGTTACCGGTATCACGCTCCCATTCCTGAGTTACGGTGGTTCATCCCTGACATTGATGCTGATGGCTGTAGGGGTACTGCTGAATATCAGTCGCCACTCGCGATATTAA
- a CDS encoding UDP-N-acetylmuramoyl-L-alanyl-D-glutamate--2,6-diaminopimelate ligase, with product MKLHELIGYLHPFVDYKGENPEITSIENDNRRVTPGSLFICIKGYTVDGHDFAASAVKNGAAAVLAERELPVNVPVIVVKDTVRAMAVLADAFFGQPSQKLHMVGITGTNGKTTTSHIIEQIFKDAGQKTGLIGTMYTKIGEQMSEVKNTTPESLTLQKTFKRMVDEQVETAVMEVSSHALVYGRVHGTDYNVAVFTNLTQDHLDYHKTMEEYRKAKGLLFSQLGNAFNHAKPKFAVLNADDPASDEFAMLTTAHILTYGIDNHADLQAINIAMTASGTSFDLVSPFGVKKVNIQLIGKFSIYNVLASIGAAVVSGLSLDEIIASVEGVKGVSGRFEVVDAGQDFSVIVDYAHTPDSLENVLKTIQQFAQKRVFCVVGCGGDRDRTKRPLMAKIACEYSTDAIFTSDNPRSEDPAEIIKDMEEGVKGEVYTSIIDRKEAIQHAVKNAKSGDVILIAGKGHETYQQIGDRTFDFDDRIVAREAIEER from the coding sequence ATGAAATTACACGAATTGATTGGTTACTTGCACCCGTTCGTGGATTACAAGGGAGAAAATCCCGAAATTACTTCAATTGAAAATGATAACCGCAGAGTGACTCCTGGAAGTTTATTCATATGCATAAAAGGTTATACAGTTGATGGTCATGATTTTGCTGCTTCTGCAGTAAAAAATGGAGCTGCAGCCGTTCTCGCTGAACGGGAATTACCTGTGAATGTCCCGGTAATTGTTGTCAAGGACACTGTCCGGGCAATGGCAGTGCTTGCGGATGCTTTCTTTGGCCAGCCTAGCCAGAAGCTTCATATGGTTGGAATAACGGGTACCAATGGAAAGACGACGACCAGCCATATTATTGAACAGATTTTTAAGGATGCTGGCCAGAAGACCGGTCTGATTGGAACGATGTACACAAAGATCGGCGAGCAAATGTCTGAAGTCAAGAATACAACACCTGAAAGCCTGACTTTGCAAAAAACTTTCAAGAGGATGGTTGACGAACAGGTTGAGACAGCTGTAATGGAGGTATCGTCGCATGCGCTTGTTTATGGCCGTGTCCATGGTACAGATTACAATGTTGCTGTTTTCACAAACCTGACACAGGACCACTTGGACTACCACAAGACAATGGAAGAATACAGAAAAGCGAAGGGACTTCTTTTTTCACAGCTCGGAAATGCCTTCAATCATGCTAAGCCTAAATTTGCCGTCCTGAATGCAGATGATCCGGCAAGTGACGAATTCGCCATGCTGACAACTGCCCATATATTAACTTACGGCATTGATAACCATGCTGACCTGCAGGCAATCAACATCGCGATGACAGCAAGCGGTACTTCATTTGACTTGGTCAGTCCTTTTGGCGTGAAAAAGGTAAACATCCAGTTGATCGGCAAGTTCAGCATCTATAATGTACTCGCCAGCATCGGAGCTGCCGTTGTTTCAGGCTTATCTTTAGATGAGATCATCGCCTCTGTGGAAGGAGTAAAGGGAGTTTCGGGCAGGTTTGAGGTAGTCGATGCGGGACAGGATTTCTCTGTGATTGTTGACTATGCCCATACACCGGATAGCCTTGAGAATGTCCTGAAAACCATACAGCAATTTGCCCAGAAAAGGGTATTTTGTGTAGTAGGTTGTGGTGGCGACCGTGATCGCACCAAGCGTCCGCTTATGGCGAAAATCGCCTGTGAATATTCTACTGATGCTATCTTCACATCGGATAACCCGCGAAGCGAGGATCCGGCAGAAATCATCAAGGATATGGAAGAAGGAGTAAAGGGTGAAGTGTATACTTCAATCATTGATAGGAAGGAAGCTATCCAGCATGCCGTGAAAAATGCGAAGTCAGGAGATGTCATCCTGATTGCTGGCAAGGGCCACGAAACATACCAGCAAATTGGTGACAGAACATTTGACTTTGATGACCGAATTGTGGCACGTGAGGCGATAGAGGAGAGGTAA
- the mraY gene encoding phospho-N-acetylmuramoyl-pentapeptide-transferase, whose protein sequence is MLEQVIFFTILMGFLITVLLSPVFIPFLRRLKFGQSIREEGPKSHQKKTGTPTMGGVMILISITITTLVMTGKFSQPSVETYLLLFVTLGFGLLGFMDDFIKVVMKRNLGLTSKQKLLGQIIISVIFYFIFKQSDFSTEVSIPLTDISFDLGWGYALFIIFWMVGFSNAVNLTDGLDGLVSGTAAIAFGAFAVLAWSQSQYELSIFSVAVVGAVLGFLVFNAHPAKVFMGDTGSLALGGAIATVAILAKLEIILIIIGGIFVIETLSVILQVISFKTTGKRIFRMSPLHHHYELIGWSEWRVVVTFWTVGLLFAILGIYIEVWI, encoded by the coding sequence ATGCTGGAGCAAGTTATCTTTTTCACAATATTGATGGGTTTCCTGATCACTGTTCTGCTTTCTCCAGTGTTTATTCCTTTTTTGAGAAGGCTTAAATTTGGCCAGAGCATCAGAGAAGAAGGACCGAAATCGCACCAGAAAAAAACAGGTACACCAACAATGGGCGGCGTAATGATCTTAATCTCCATCACAATTACGACACTTGTGATGACAGGGAAGTTCTCTCAGCCTTCAGTGGAAACGTATCTGTTATTATTTGTAACTTTAGGATTTGGTCTGCTTGGCTTTATGGATGATTTCATCAAGGTTGTTATGAAGCGAAACCTTGGCTTGACTTCAAAACAAAAGCTTCTTGGCCAGATTATTATTTCCGTTATTTTTTATTTCATATTCAAGCAGAGTGATTTTTCAACAGAAGTCAGCATCCCATTAACCGACATCTCTTTTGATCTTGGATGGGGATACGCTCTGTTCATTATTTTCTGGATGGTCGGTTTTTCGAATGCTGTTAACCTGACGGACGGGCTTGACGGGCTGGTTTCCGGTACCGCTGCCATTGCGTTTGGTGCATTCGCTGTACTAGCCTGGAGCCAGTCTCAATACGAGCTGTCCATTTTTTCGGTAGCGGTCGTGGGCGCTGTTTTGGGATTCCTGGTATTTAATGCGCATCCGGCGAAAGTGTTCATGGGAGACACCGGTTCGCTTGCTCTGGGTGGGGCGATCGCAACTGTCGCCATCCTTGCAAAGCTTGAGATCATCCTGATCATCATTGGCGGTATTTTCGTGATAGAGACATTATCTGTGATCCTTCAGGTTATCTCATTTAAAACCACAGGGAAGAGAATTTTCAGAATGAGTCCGCTTCACCATCACTATGAGTTGATTGGCTGGTCAGAGTGGCGTGTCGTTGTCACATTCTGGACTGTCGGCCTGCTTTTCGCCATCCTAGGAATTTATATTGAGGTGTGGATCTAA
- the murD gene encoding UDP-N-acetylmuramoyl-L-alanine--D-glutamate ligase, with amino-acid sequence MKDIKTYQHKKILVLGLAKSGVSAAALLHKLGAFVTVNDSKPLAENPEAQGLLEQGIKVVCGSHPIELMDEGFELVVKNPGIPYYNPMIQKAVEKEIPIITEVELAYQISDAPLIGITGTNGKTTTTTLIFEMLEAGEKHPLIAGNIGTVASGVAQEATSENTIVIELSSFQLMGIDQFKPRIAIITNLYDAHLDYHGTRKEYMGAKARITQNQTEEDFLIINADQEECMEIARNSKAQIVPFSTRKVLESGAYVKDGWVCFNGEQIIETKDIVLPGKHNLENILSAVAATLLSGADKEAISKVLTTFAGVRHRLQYVATIDERKFYNDSKATNILATENALAAFEAPIVLLAGGLDRGNSFDELVPSLKNVRTLITFGETAEKVGQAGQDAGIKTILRADNVEKAVPVAFEHSEPGDVILLSPACASWDQYKTFEVRGDMFIEAVHKLK; translated from the coding sequence ATGAAAGATATCAAAACATATCAACATAAAAAAATACTTGTACTTGGCCTTGCCAAGAGTGGAGTCAGTGCAGCGGCTCTGCTACATAAATTAGGGGCTTTTGTTACGGTCAATGACAGCAAGCCTCTTGCTGAAAATCCAGAAGCGCAAGGGTTGCTTGAGCAGGGGATCAAGGTTGTTTGTGGAAGCCACCCAATCGAATTGATGGACGAAGGTTTTGAACTGGTCGTCAAGAACCCGGGAATTCCATACTATAACCCTATGATTCAAAAAGCGGTTGAAAAGGAAATTCCGATTATCACTGAAGTTGAACTGGCATACCAGATTTCTGATGCACCACTGATTGGCATAACAGGCACGAACGGAAAGACGACGACTACCACGCTGATTTTCGAAATGCTTGAAGCAGGGGAGAAGCATCCATTGATTGCAGGGAATATCGGAACTGTGGCATCAGGTGTTGCCCAGGAAGCAACTTCTGAAAATACGATTGTTATTGAACTCTCTTCCTTTCAATTGATGGGGATCGACCAGTTTAAACCACGTATCGCAATCATTACAAATCTGTATGACGCACACCTGGATTATCACGGCACGAGGAAAGAATATATGGGAGCCAAAGCTCGGATTACCCAGAACCAGACTGAAGAAGACTTCCTCATTATCAATGCCGACCAGGAGGAATGCATGGAAATTGCCCGCAATTCAAAAGCGCAAATCGTACCTTTCTCAACAAGGAAGGTGCTTGAAAGCGGCGCTTATGTAAAGGATGGCTGGGTTTGCTTTAATGGGGAGCAAATTATTGAAACAAAGGATATCGTCCTGCCGGGCAAGCATAATCTGGAGAATATACTATCGGCCGTAGCGGCAACGCTGCTTTCAGGTGCAGATAAAGAGGCAATCAGCAAGGTGCTTACTACCTTCGCAGGCGTACGTCACAGGCTTCAGTATGTGGCCACTATCGATGAACGTAAATTTTATAATGACTCAAAAGCTACCAATATTTTAGCAACTGAAAATGCCCTGGCGGCGTTCGAAGCCCCGATTGTCTTGCTGGCCGGCGGTCTTGACAGAGGCAATTCTTTTGATGAGCTTGTTCCCTCACTGAAAAATGTAAGGACCCTGATCACCTTTGGAGAAACTGCTGAAAAAGTTGGACAGGCTGGACAGGATGCAGGAATAAAAACGATTCTGCGGGCCGATAATGTGGAAAAGGCCGTTCCCGTGGCATTTGAACATTCAGAACCCGGTGATGTTATCCTGCTGTCTCCTGCTTGCGCAAGCTGGGATCAGTACAAAACTTTTGAGGTCAGAGGAGACATGTTTATCGAGGCAGTGCATAAGCTTAAGTAA
- the ftsL gene encoding cell division protein FtsL — MSNLARKLQQEQQQRTVQAPAKSPARRNSILTPGEKILMFVFGAIVCFGATFMVSKQAAIYEVNKEIQIIEGSIQEQQKINSDLEIQISELSTYERIKKVTEKLGLTLNEDNVKGVEN; from the coding sequence ATGAGCAATCTGGCTAGAAAATTGCAGCAAGAACAGCAGCAGCGCACTGTTCAGGCACCGGCAAAATCGCCGGCAAGACGCAATTCGATACTGACGCCCGGCGAAAAAATCCTGATGTTTGTTTTTGGGGCAATTGTTTGCTTCGGCGCGACATTCATGGTTTCAAAACAGGCAGCTATTTACGAAGTTAACAAAGAAATTCAAATCATTGAAGGCAGCATTCAGGAGCAGCAAAAGATTAACAGTGACCTTGAAATCCAGATTAGCGAATTAAGTACCTATGAAAGAATCAAAAAGGTAACAGAGAAGCTCGGTTTAACATTGAACGAAGACAATGTTAAAGGTGTGGAAAACTGA
- a CDS encoding penicillin-binding protein — protein MIKKQPNMNAGAAVLFVIFSLLFFILIFRFVTIQVTGEVHGQALAARAQQKYTNEKVIEATRGTIFDRKGEVVAEDTTAYTLVAILNDSVTTNKKKPKHVTDPAKTAAVLAKYIDMNESEIYKRLTKEKAWQVEFGKAGRDISHQTKREIEEEKLPGITFLRDSKRFYPNGVFSSHLVGFVEKEETEDKKTVTSGQLGIEKTLNDELTGKNGSLSFESDLWGFLLPDGEKKVTPAKDGSNVFLTIDKKIQTFVEDAVDRVDEEYKPKKIIAVVADPKTGDILAMAQRPSFHPTTREGLDNSWHNEVVETPIEPGSTMKIFTLAAAVEENKWNPNEPYKSGSYKVTENSRAIRDHNGSGWGTISYLEGIQRSSNVAVAKLVNEKIGTEKFREYLTDFGFDQPTGIDLPNETSGTIVYKWPIEKITTSYGQGTTITPIQLIQAATSVANDGKMMKPRVIDKIVDPNTGDVIKQEEPKSVGQPISAETAKAVRDVLGTVVTGEHGTGKSYAIDGYEVAGKTGTANITANGSYLDGASDYLFSFLGMAPKDDPKLIVYVAVQQPEIDHYYKGSIPTSMIFKSVMKSSLQYLNIKPASVEKADSSPVPDVTDMSAAEAKSLLESKGFETVVIGDGNQVEEQLPKADIMALEGEKVFIRSSGVMTYPDMTDWSLRDVMKLAQIAEIKLNKAGSGYVTKQSLKPGVPINEGENLIVELETPLQQFEKSLKTEEEDVETEEVGG, from the coding sequence ATGATTAAGAAACAGCCAAATATGAATGCGGGAGCAGCGGTATTATTCGTAATATTCAGCCTGCTCTTTTTTATCTTGATTTTCAGGTTCGTAACCATCCAGGTTACGGGAGAAGTTCACGGGCAAGCCCTGGCTGCAAGGGCACAGCAAAAGTACACGAATGAAAAAGTAATCGAGGCTACAAGAGGAACGATCTTTGACCGGAAAGGTGAAGTGGTTGCCGAGGATACAACTGCCTACACGCTTGTCGCCATCCTTAACGATTCAGTAACAACGAATAAGAAGAAGCCGAAGCATGTAACTGACCCTGCAAAGACTGCGGCAGTGCTGGCAAAGTATATAGATATGAATGAATCGGAGATATACAAACGACTGACCAAAGAAAAAGCATGGCAAGTTGAGTTCGGGAAAGCCGGCCGGGATATATCCCACCAGACCAAACGGGAAATCGAAGAGGAGAAACTTCCTGGGATCACTTTTTTGCGAGATTCAAAGAGATTTTATCCGAACGGTGTATTTTCATCCCATTTAGTCGGATTTGTAGAGAAGGAAGAAACAGAAGATAAGAAAACAGTTACTTCTGGTCAGCTGGGGATTGAAAAAACGCTTAATGACGAATTGACTGGCAAGAATGGTTCTCTTTCATTCGAAAGTGATTTATGGGGCTTTCTTTTACCTGATGGAGAGAAAAAAGTCACCCCAGCCAAGGATGGAAGCAATGTATTTTTAACGATTGATAAAAAAATCCAAACATTTGTGGAGGATGCCGTCGATCGTGTTGATGAGGAATATAAACCAAAGAAAATCATTGCGGTCGTTGCTGATCCGAAGACCGGAGATATCCTTGCAATGGCCCAGCGACCGAGCTTCCACCCGACGACAAGGGAAGGGCTGGATAATAGCTGGCATAATGAGGTGGTCGAAACCCCAATCGAGCCAGGATCTACGATGAAGATTTTCACACTTGCAGCAGCAGTGGAGGAAAATAAATGGAATCCGAATGAACCTTATAAATCAGGTTCTTATAAAGTTACCGAAAATTCAAGAGCAATTCGCGACCATAACGGCAGTGGTTGGGGAACAATATCTTATTTGGAAGGCATCCAGCGTTCTTCTAACGTAGCAGTTGCAAAGCTGGTAAATGAAAAAATCGGCACGGAAAAATTCCGTGAGTATTTGACTGATTTTGGCTTTGACCAACCTACGGGTATTGACCTACCTAACGAGACATCTGGAACAATTGTCTATAAATGGCCGATTGAGAAAATTACGACTTCATATGGACAGGGAACGACTATAACACCGATCCAGCTGATACAGGCAGCGACATCAGTTGCAAATGACGGGAAAATGATGAAACCGCGAGTGATTGATAAGATAGTCGATCCAAACACGGGTGATGTGATCAAGCAAGAGGAACCAAAGTCTGTTGGCCAGCCTATTTCTGCAGAAACTGCCAAGGCAGTTAGGGATGTTTTAGGGACTGTTGTCACTGGTGAGCATGGTACAGGGAAATCATATGCAATCGATGGGTATGAGGTTGCCGGCAAAACAGGTACTGCGAACATAACAGCGAACGGCAGTTATTTAGATGGTGCAAGCGATTATCTGTTCTCATTCCTTGGAATGGCACCAAAAGATGATCCAAAATTAATCGTCTATGTCGCTGTCCAGCAGCCGGAAATAGACCATTATTATAAAGGTTCTATTCCAACCTCTATGATTTTTAAATCAGTGATGAAAAGCAGTCTGCAATATTTAAATATTAAACCTGCCTCTGTGGAAAAGGCGGATTCAAGCCCGGTACCAGATGTTACGGATATGAGTGCCGCAGAAGCAAAGAGCTTGCTTGAATCCAAAGGGTTTGAAACAGTTGTTATCGGAGACGGAAACCAGGTGGAGGAGCAGTTGCCTAAGGCTGATATAATGGCACTCGAAGGTGAAAAAGTCTTTATCAGATCATCCGGAGTCATGACATATCCGGACATGACAGACTGGTCACTTAGAGATGTAATGAAGCTGGCGCAGATTGCAGAGATTAAGCTGAATAAAGCCGGCAGCGGTTACGTCACAAAACAAAGCCTTAAACCGGGAGTACCAATCAATGAAGGTGAGAACCTGATTGTCGAGCTGGAAACCCCGCTTCAGCAATTTGAGAAATCATTGAAGACTGAGGAAGAAGATGTAGAAACAGAGGAAGTGGGCGGATGA